From the Candidatus Saccharibacteria bacterium genome, the window TGCCCATACGTCTGCCCGCTGCGCGCCACTGGCTATAGCAATTGCGCCGTCCGTCAGCACATACACTGCCTTCACAAACTCCACCGCCATCGGCAGCGGCGCTCCAAACTCATGTAAAACCGGCTCGTATAGTTCGTGTTTACGCTGCGCAATTTCCTGGAGCAGGGCATGTTTGTGGTCAATAACCGGTGATTGAACCAGGCCAAGCTCATAAAACAGCTGCCATATGCCACCCTCTATACTATGCTCACGAGCGCGCTGTATGACGTGCTTGTTATGTTCCTCTGTCGTTTCAGCCAGCTCACGAATACCGTACTTCTCACCAACTTCACGCAGGGCAAGTAGCCGTGCATATTCGTGCAGGCCAAGGTTATGAGTCTTCGGGTAGTTGTCGAGAAGCGTGTCGTCTATGTCAAAAATAGCGCCAAGCGGCTGGAACGGAAGCATGTCAGACATCAGAGTGAGCTAGTTGCTTTGGCTTGTGCAAACGCAACAAGCCCGCCGATAGCGATGAGTAACACCGCCCACACGAACGACCACGCGCGGCGGTAGCTTTTTATAGGTTTTTGCCCCTGTATTTCCATACGTTGCAGCACGAGTGCCGAGGCAATACTGCGGTAAAACCAGCCACTGGCCGCTGCTTGCTGCCCAAGCAGTTTCTTCACCTTTTTCAGGGCAAAAAACAAGTTGCCAAAGAAGCTAAAAACCGAGTGATAATCCATAAAAATCAAACCAGTTTTGTCCTGAAACATCAGGTCTTCGCCAAAAACATAGCCAGGCACACCACGCCCAACAGGCGCACCTGTGAGGGCTACTGCTTTACCGCGCAGTGGCGAGGCGTATGGGTTACGCATTTCGTCTAGTACAGTCGTTTGTACTGGCTGCGCCGATGGGTAGCGGTATAGTGTTTTTGCAATCAGCCCAGCACCAAATACGGCGAGCCCGACACCAAAATTCCGTGTCGAGAAACCCGCGCCTATCCCGGCCGCGTACGGCAGTAGCATAATACCAAGATCGCTCCACAGCACCGACCACAGCCGACTCTTGTCGAGCATGACGCGACTCGCTGCAGCCTCGACATCGTAGCTAAAGATTCTCCCAGACTTGCTTGGCATTTTACTCAAATGCTGCACACGACGCCCCGTGAGGGGATGAGTCGAGTTTAGCTCTATCAGTTTCGCCCACGGGCTGTACGCATCGAATAGCATTGCTTCGGTCACCGCATGCCTGTCGTTGTTTGTAATATACGAAACACCTCCCGTATGCTTGGCATCTTTGACGTCTACCAACCCCATGTGGCGCGTGCTATGAAGCAAACGATTCGTTGCGCCCGTATCTTCTTCGCTGACTATGCCGTAGGCGATTTTTATAAGCGCGTTACTCAGGTCTTCCGGCTCAGCGACCTGGGCACCGAACTTGTCTGCCAGCAACTCGCGTGTCCGGCTCAAGAAAAGAAGCAGGTATGATGCAATGATATAAAGAATGTATGCAATAAAACCGATGGCGGCCAGGTTGCTTTTGCGGTCGCCCTTGCTGCGTGAAAGCCAAAAGTACATCTCGTACAACAGCTGCACGAGCGTACTCGCTATCATCATTACTATGAAGTCGCGGTTCACAATATGCCCCATTTCGTGACCCACAACGGCCCGCTGTTCTCCGGTGTTGAGGTACTTAAACAGCCCCTGGGTGACGATGAGGCGAGAGTTGTACCGGCCACTCCCATAGCAAAATGCTGTCGGGTTGTTATCTGGGATAATGCCGACCTTCGGGTGCTTAAAGTTATACTGCGCCGCGACCGATGCAATGAGTTCGGCTACCTCAGGGTGCTCAGCTGCAACTTCTTCGGGGCTCATAAACCGCACTTTGTAGAAAAACTTGTTTATCCAGTCAGTTACCCAGGGCCCCACCAGCCACATGAGAAAGTTGAAAACCACCGTCAGACCCATGGCCAACCATAGATTCACCGAGTCCGTCTGGAGTAAAACCAGCATGACTATAAAGAACACAAATGAAAATATCAGCCCCAATGTAACCAACGATGCCCCAACAAGTTTCATAGCAATCTCCTTCTACACAAAGTGTAGCAGATTACATATGCATAAATATAATAGCGTCGATAAAAAAGCGCCAATCCGCAGACATCCTGAATTTCCCGTTTGTTTTTCGTTAGCCTGTTAACACTGACTTGTTGGCGAATACAGAGAGCTAGGCAGCGACCCGTCGTTCCATAATAGCCTTAATGGTTCGCAAATCTGGCACAATAATCTTTGCCGGTGCGCCCTTAAAACCATCTGGTGACATATTTGAAGTTAGCCCTATGGCAAATTCACCTGATTTGCTTGCTGCGATAACTCCACCACGAGAATCATCAACCGCGACCGTGCGCAATCGCTCTCGGGCATCTTGTTTTGCATTACCAGACGAAGGAATTTGAAGCCTGTGATATGCCGTATCAAACACCTCGCGGTTAGGTTTTGGCTTACTAACAAGCTCGCGCGCAACAATTCTATCTTCAGGCATATACACATCGAGACCGAACCTCTCAAGAACAATAGCGATATCACCAGATTGAGCCATGCTTGCAATTGCTAGACCGTGCGGTAGTCTCTCATAACCAAACTGCATCAGTTCCCTTGCACCAGGATTAAGCTCTACGTGTGTCTTAAGTAATTTTGTGTGTAGTTCTGTGCGCTTGTCTACTATCTTCACAAGCCACTCATTTGATGCATCATAGTCCTTATGGCTCCTAAACACACCTGCCTTGTGAAGGAGGTACGCTATCGAACCTTCTAGTGTTGGCTCGGCGGCTTTAAGGTATGATTCCTCACTCTGTTCAGGAGTTAAGCCAATAAGGGTTTCGTTCCCCATCTCAATACCAATCTCCCGTGCCGCTAATATTCGGGATATATCGTGAATTCTTTGGCCTTTCTGCTTGCCCTTTGTAATAAGTGGCGATGTTATGGTGTCATCAAAATCGAGAATAAGCCCGTGGAAACCGGCCTCGGGAAAGTCAACGCCATCAGTAAATACACTCTCAGTTAAACGCATATGTTGGTGTATTATATCACTTTATTCTTATATAAGCAAAAATCTACTTAATGTAGTCGTGGAGTTTGCGGGCGTCTTTGTGCTTGCGCAGTTTCGCGAGCGCTTTGGCTTCTATTTGACGAATACGTTCGCGGGTAACGCTAAACTCTTGGCCTACTTCTTCGAGTGTGTGCTGTTTGCCGTCTTCCAGCCCGAAGCGAAGTTTTAGTATTTTCTGCTCGCGGTCAGTAAGCGCGCTAAGCATATCTTTTACTTGTTCTTTCAGTAGCTGGCCGGTGGCAGACTCTTCTGGGGTAATTGTGTCTTCGTCTTCGATAAAGTCGGCCAGTACCGACTCCTCTTCGTCATCGCGTATGCTTGCATCAAGACTGGAAATATCCTGCTTGATTTTCATAATATGCTCTACTTTTGCCTCGTCAATTTCCATTTCCCGCGCTATCTCGGCATTGGTCGGTTCGCGGTTGTATTCCTGTGTGAGGCGACGCTGGGTGCGCAGTAGCTTGTTAATAGTTTCTACCATGTGAACAGGTATGCGAATGGTACGTGCTTGGTCGGCAATAGCCCGGGTAATTGCCTGGCGAATCCACCACGTTGCATAGGTGCTAAATTTGAAGCCTTTATCTGGGTCAAACTTTTCAACCGCTCGCAGCAAACCGGTATTCCCTTCCTGAATGAGATCCAGCAGGTCCAACCCGCGCCCAACGTAGCGCTTGGCAATCGAAACCACCAGGCGCATATTTGCCTCTGCCATCTGGTCTTTCGCCTCTTTGTCTCCCGCCACCACACGGTTCGCAAGCGCTAGCTCTTCCTCGGCATTGAGCAGCGGTATTTTGCCGATTTCACGCAGGTACAAGCGTACAGAGTCGTCTGCAATGTCATCTAAATACGTTTGGTCCTCGAGAACAATCTCTTCTTCTTCGTCTATAAGCCACTCGTCGCTTAGGTCAGACGGTGCTGGCTCCTCTGGCGTTATCACGTCTACGCCCGCCTCGGTGAGTTCGGTGTAGAGCGAGTCCAGCAGCTCCACGTTATCTGGCACATCTGGTATAACCGCCGAAATATCTTTCGCGTCTATACTACCGGCCGCTTTAGCTTTTTCTAGCAGGCCAGCTTTGGCTTGCTCTAACTTCGATTTATCATCCTGCTTCGGTGCCACTATCGTCTCCTTGTTCTATTCGTAATAATTGGTCGAGGCCGCGAACCTGCTCCAGCAGCTGTGTCGCTTCCTCTGGTGTCGCTGTTTGTAGCGCTGCGCTCAGCGTTTGTTTTTGCATTCGAACATATTGGTGTATCAGCGTAGCCTGCAAACGTTTCGCTTCACTTCGAAGCTCGAGAGGCTCGACATCCTGATACAGCGTCTCATAGACTAATGACAATATTTTAGCATACTCTGCAATCTGTTGCACTTCTTCTTGGTCGCTGCCGTCAAAATCCGGGTGCTCAGCCAGAAACTCAAAGGCGTGGCGAGCGTCGTCGTCTGTAAACATATCTGGGTCAAGCGGATACAGTACATGCCGGAGGCTCGGCTTCATAAGCGCCAGTGCAATCAGCCGTTCTTCCACCTTCACTTTGTCTAGGATGGCCTTTTCGACAGAGGTGGCCTTCACCTGGGATGGTCGACGACGAAGAGGCGCTGTCTCGCTGGGCGCACCAGTCAGCTTCGTCGCCAGCGCGTCTTTGCTGACACTCAGCAGCTCAGCAAGCCGCCCAACATAGTGGTCTTGCTCGACGCTGTCGGGCAACTGCCGCACAACTCTAAGTACCACGTCGCTCAGTTCACGTTTACCGAGCGCCGTCGACAAATCGAGCATGGCGCGGTAGCGGTCTATAAGCCAATCCAGCGCGTACTGGGGCTGCTCTATGGCCGCTTGCCACGCGGCAACATCCTGTTTTATGAGTTCATCTGGGTCTTTTCCGGTCGGTATGCTTATAACACTTAGTTGCAAACCACCGACTTTCCCAGCAATAGGTATGGCTCGTTCGGTAGCGGCTATACCTGCTTTATCGGCGTCAAAACAAAGGCGAATATCGCCCGTTAGACGACTAAGTGCCTTCAAGTTTGGCTCGGTGAGTGCCGTTCCGGCTGTAGCGACCACTTGGCGAACGCCAGCCTGGTGACTCGCAATAACATCGAGGTTGCCTTCTGCCAGAACCACATATTTTGTCTTGCGTATAGCGTCTTTGGCGAGGTGCAGCCCAAACACATGACGGCTTTTGTCGTACAGTGGCGTGCCGGGGGTATTTATATATTTCGGTGCATTTGGGTCATCGTCAAGTAGTCGTGCCGTAAAACCAATCACCCTCCCCTGCGGGTCACATAGCGGTATCATCAGCCGTCCACGGAACATATCTTGCAAGACACCGCGGTACGATTTGCTTGTTAGGCCGGCTAGCTGAATCTCTTTTTCATCAAATCCCTTCCCGCGAAGAAAATCGAGAAGAGCGCTCCCGTTATTCGGTGAGTAGCCGAGTCGCCACGCAAGCGCCGTTTCTTTCGTGAATTCCCGCTGCCCAAGCACGTACGCAAGCGCCGTCTTATTCTGACTAAACTGTGTCTGATAAAACTTGCAGGCGAGCTCACTAACCTCATACAGCCGCTCCTTCGTCTGCGAGGTCGGGCCTTGCGCACCACTCTGGCGGTACTGCTCAAGGTCGACGCCAGCCCGACGAGCAAGAATTTCGAGCGCACCCTTAAAATCCACGCCTTCCATTTCCTGAATAAAGCTAAAAATGTCGCCACCGCGCCCAGAGGAAAAATCGTGCCAAATCTGCTTATCGGGACTCACTACAAAACTGGGCGTTTTTTCGGAACCAAAAGGACTGAGCCCCTTCCAGGTGCGCCCAGCACGCTTCAGCTGAACGTATTCGCCTATCACGTCCTCTATAGCCAGCCGCTCCCGAACCTCTTCCTTCGCATCCATACATAGTTAAGTATCAATTAACAAGTACTAACTAGCAAGCAAAAGCATGTACCGCTTGACTCTTGTCTCTGAACTCCCGTACCATAAGCATAATGAATCCGAACGAACCGAATTATGGCCAGCTACCCGCGACTCCGCAGCAGGCACCCGTGCCAAGTCCGCAACCAGACGTACAACAGGCTTCTTCTGCGACCCCAGTGAGCACAAACCCATACGACTTTATTTTGAACCCAAATGCTAACCAGAAGAAACCAACTGCAGCAAGTGCAAGCGGGCCCATGAGACTACTGCTGGGAATAGGCCTCATTGGGGGCATTCTGCTGATTGTCGGCCTCGTTCTGACGCAGTTTTTGCCGAAAGGTACCTCTGGTGAATCCCTGCTGGGTTTAATCCAGCAGCAGCAAGAAATCATCCGCGTTTCCACGCAGGCCCAACAAGCTGCCCAAAGCGAAACCACCAAAGGGTTCGCCTACACCGTAAACCTCAGCGTCAGCACGAGTCAGCAACAATTACAGGGATACGCCACAAAAGCTGGAACAAAGATTGACCCAAAGCAGCTCAGTCTTAAACAAGACGCTACTACCGATAAGCTCCTTGAAAATGCAAAAGCAACGAGCACCTATGACAGCGCTGTTAAGAAAGTACTCTCTACTCTGCTGCAAGATTATCTAGACCAGTTGAAGGAAACGTACAAACAAACGAGTAGTGCAAACCTCAAAAAAATACTCGACGCGAATTTTAGTGCTGGGAAGACCCTGATTATCCAAGCAGACAATGTCTCTGCCTAATCACTGCCAGACTTGGCCGATACCAATTGGTGGCTGTGCCGAATAAGGTCTTTGACGTCGTCTTGGCCCAATTGACCGCTCAAGATGAGCGTGTTCCAGTGTTTTTTGTTCAGGTGATAGCCTGGTAAAACTGTTTCGTATTTTTCACGCAGGACAACGGCCAGCTGCGGGTCGCATTTGAGACTGAGGTTTAGCGGGTCTTTTCCTTCGGCCACAAGCGCAAACATTTTCCCTTCCGTTGGCTTCTGCGGGTTACCAACTTTGTAGACAGCCACGCCTTCGCCAAATGGATAATCCAGAAAACTGTTTGGCATGCTTAAGATGTACTCTTCAACTTCATTATGATTCATATCAGAGGTCATTGTAGCGTATTTTCACTTCATTTGCTGTATTTTTCCAGGGAACGGCGCGAGCGAATCGATAATTTCATCTGCCCCGGCCATCTCAAGCTCTTTGCGGCTCGCAAACCTGTGCGTGATGCCTATGCACCTGATACCCGCTGCATGCGCCGCCTGAACATCGGTAATCATATCGCCAATGGCAACTGTTTCTTCAGGCGCACAATCTAGCTGGCGGAGCGCTTCAAGCATCATGTCCGGCGCTGGTTTCGGTCGAAAACCGTCGCGCATCGCCACAACTACTTCAAAATATTGGTCTATGTTCCGATAGCTGAGGTACTCAATTGTGCGTTCATACTCCGCTGAGGTCACAACCGCCAGTCTTAAGCCAGCCATTTTTAGTTCTGCTAGGCTTTTTTCGGCGTGTTCGAAAAACGGCGCCTCCATCCAGGCAGTACTGAGTTTTGTACGGTACGTTTCGAGCCATGGCTCATACGCAACGTGCGCCGAAAGCGCTTTGTACACCTCAGAATGATGGTGGATGTGTGGCTGCAGCTCCTGCAGACTCGGGCGCCGCCCATTATGCACCTCCACCGCGTGCATATACGCATCTATAATGATGTCTTTCGTATCCCGCAGCGTCCCATCCAGGTCAAAAAGTACGGCTTTAATCTTCGCCATTATTCAGCCTCTCCACAACGCCCGGCAGTTCTGCGAGCGAATCTATGACGTAATCTGCCCCTGCCTCTTCGAGCTCGCGCCGCAAACCAAAGCCATGCGTCAACCCAACGCTCCCTGCCATACCAGCATGTTCAGCAGTCACCACGTCTATGGCCGTATCACCGACCATGACCATAGCACTCGCTTCTATGCCAAGTCGCTTCCCAAGTATATAGATACCGGCTGAATCTGGCTTTGGCGCGCCGCTTTCATCTACCGTCACAACCGCATCAAATGTATCAGCGAGGCCAGTGTGTGCAAATATGAGGTCAACTGAGCGGCGGCTTCGGTTGGTCAAGACAGCCGCCTTGCGCTGCTGCTCATGAAGCGCATCTACTACTTGCCGGAGCGATTCATAGACCGTTATAAGCTCATACATCTCTGGTGATTGCTGGGTTTCGTGATGGAGCTCGGCCGCGCTATACGCAACCGCTTCTGGCAGAAATTCGCGGTAACATTCCTCGAGCGTTTTGCCGATGACCGCGCGTATATCTTCACGCGTTTTTTGCACACCAAACTTCGGCAGCACTAGCTCAAACGCTTGCACAATATGCTCAAACGTATCT encodes:
- a CDS encoding HAD family phosphatase, whose translation is MSDMLPFQPLGAIFDIDDTLLDNYPKTHNLGLHEYARLLALREVGEKYGIRELAETTEEHNKHVIQRAREHSIEGGIWQLFYELGLVQSPVIDHKHALLQEIAQRKHELYEPVLHEFGAPLPMAVEFVKAVYVLTDGAIAIASGAQRADVWAFLRMTKLDTLFTEHRVITRQDFVHAKPDPESFESAFDTLGLADENRLQVLAFEDDPKGIASAKQAGLYACGITSRFAPEGLATADYQPDIIRDSYVDFAAVLGINL
- a CDS encoding M48 family metalloprotease; the encoded protein is MKLVGASLVTLGLIFSFVFFIVMLVLLQTDSVNLWLAMGLTVVFNFLMWLVGPWVTDWINKFFYKVRFMSPEEVAAEHPEVAELIASVAAQYNFKHPKVGIIPDNNPTAFCYGSGRYNSRLIVTQGLFKYLNTGEQRAVVGHEMGHIVNRDFIVMMIASTLVQLLYEMYFWLSRSKGDRKSNLAAIGFIAYILYIIASYLLLFLSRTRELLADKFGAQVAEPEDLSNALIKIAYGIVSEEDTGATNRLLHSTRHMGLVDVKDAKHTGGVSYITNNDRHAVTEAMLFDAYSPWAKLIELNSTHPLTGRRVQHLSKMPSKSGRIFSYDVEAAASRVMLDKSRLWSVLWSDLGIMLLPYAAGIGAGFSTRNFGVGLAVFGAGLIAKTLYRYPSAQPVQTTVLDEMRNPYASPLRGKAVALTGAPVGRGVPGYVFGEDLMFQDKTGLIFMDYHSVFSFFGNLFFALKKVKKLLGQQAAASGWFYRSIASALVLQRMEIQGQKPIKSYRRAWSFVWAVLLIAIGGLVAFAQAKATSSL
- a CDS encoding HAD hydrolase-like protein, which codes for MRLTESVFTDGVDFPEAGFHGLILDFDDTITSPLITKGKQKGQRIHDISRILAAREIGIEMGNETLIGLTPEQSEESYLKAAEPTLEGSIAYLLHKAGVFRSHKDYDASNEWLVKIVDKRTELHTKLLKTHVELNPGARELMQFGYERLPHGLAIASMAQSGDIAIVLERFGLDVYMPEDRIVARELVSKPKPNREVFDTAYHRLQIPSSGNAKQDARERLRTVAVDDSRGGVIAASKSGEFAIGLTSNMSPDGFKGAPAKIIVPDLRTIKAIMERRVAA
- the rpoD gene encoding RNA polymerase sigma factor RpoD, yielding MAPKQDDKSKLEQAKAGLLEKAKAAGSIDAKDISAVIPDVPDNVELLDSLYTELTEAGVDVITPEEPAPSDLSDEWLIDEEEEIVLEDQTYLDDIADDSVRLYLREIGKIPLLNAEEELALANRVVAGDKEAKDQMAEANMRLVVSIAKRYVGRGLDLLDLIQEGNTGLLRAVEKFDPDKGFKFSTYATWWIRQAITRAIADQARTIRIPVHMVETINKLLRTQRRLTQEYNREPTNAEIAREMEIDEAKVEHIMKIKQDISSLDASIRDDEEESVLADFIEDEDTITPEESATGQLLKEQVKDMLSALTDREQKILKLRFGLEDGKQHTLEEVGQEFSVTRERIRQIEAKALAKLRKHKDARKLHDYIK
- a CDS encoding DNA primase — protein: MDAKEEVRERLAIEDVIGEYVQLKRAGRTWKGLSPFGSEKTPSFVVSPDKQIWHDFSSGRGGDIFSFIQEMEGVDFKGALEILARRAGVDLEQYRQSGAQGPTSQTKERLYEVSELACKFYQTQFSQNKTALAYVLGQREFTKETALAWRLGYSPNNGSALLDFLRGKGFDEKEIQLAGLTSKSYRGVLQDMFRGRLMIPLCDPQGRVIGFTARLLDDDPNAPKYINTPGTPLYDKSRHVFGLHLAKDAIRKTKYVVLAEGNLDVIASHQAGVRQVVATAGTALTEPNLKALSRLTGDIRLCFDADKAGIAATERAIPIAGKVGGLQLSVISIPTGKDPDELIKQDVAAWQAAIEQPQYALDWLIDRYRAMLDLSTALGKRELSDVVLRVVRQLPDSVEQDHYVGRLAELLSVSKDALATKLTGAPSETAPLRRRPSQVKATSVEKAILDKVKVEERLIALALMKPSLRHVLYPLDPDMFTDDDARHAFEFLAEHPDFDGSDQEEVQQIAEYAKILSLVYETLYQDVEPLELRSEAKRLQATLIHQYVRMQKQTLSAALQTATPEEATQLLEQVRGLDQLLRIEQGDDSGTEAG
- a CDS encoding MmcQ/YjbR family DNA-binding protein, translating into MNHNEVEEYILSMPNSFLDYPFGEGVAVYKVGNPQKPTEGKMFALVAEGKDPLNLSLKCDPQLAVVLREKYETVLPGYHLNKKHWNTLILSGQLGQDDVKDLIRHSHQLVSAKSGSD
- a CDS encoding HAD family hydrolase, translated to MAKIKAVLFDLDGTLRDTKDIIIDAYMHAVEVHNGRRPSLQELQPHIHHHSEVYKALSAHVAYEPWLETYRTKLSTAWMEAPFFEHAEKSLAELKMAGLRLAVVTSAEYERTIEYLSYRNIDQYFEVVVAMRDGFRPKPAPDMMLEALRQLDCAPEETVAIGDMITDVQAAHAAGIRCIGITHRFASRKELEMAGADEIIDSLAPFPGKIQQMK
- a CDS encoding HAD family hydrolase, whose amino-acid sequence is MTHEPGIKAVIFDLDGTVIDTFEHIVQAFELVLPKFGVQKTREDIRAVIGKTLEECYREFLPEAVAYSAAELHHETQQSPEMYELITVYESLRQVVDALHEQQRKAAVLTNRSRRSVDLIFAHTGLADTFDAVVTVDESGAPKPDSAGIYILGKRLGIEASAMVMVGDTAIDVVTAEHAGMAGSVGLTHGFGLRRELEEAGADYVIDSLAELPGVVERLNNGED